Genomic segment of Scardovia inopinata JCM 12537:
ATGATGGGGGGGATCATGACTGATAGTCATAATGCCGTTGAGTTTGACGCTCAGCGCCTCTGGTCCTTTACCCAGGAATACATGGAGTCGCAGGGATACCTGAGTCCAAGAGACACTCGTTTAGTTAACGAGATTCACGCCCTGGGTCTTTTCGACAATATGATTATTCTTAGTGTCAATTCAGAATCAACCCGGTCCATTCTTGAAAACAAACTCCATACTGATGTTATTGAATGTCTCTCTGCTGTAGCCGGACAAACCATGACCTTCGTCATTAAGGTAGAAAAACCAGAAGATGCATGGTCTCAGAACGATCAGGCAGAGGCGGCAGATCAGATAAACCAGGCAGATAATGACACCAATAACAAGAAAGGTACTATACAGGCGCACCCAAATTTCTCCCCTGCCGACCATGCTGTTCAGGATCAATCTCTGCCCGATCTTTCACAAGAGAAGCGACAGAATCCACAGAATGAGTTCAGAAGAAATGAAGTGGATAGCGTTAAGCCAGATCGAAGAACTTATCAGCATGCTCATTATGGTCAGCATGCAATTCCTACCCAGGCATCCCTTTCCCTTTCCCCAGTCTCTGATCACATCAGGAAAAGCAATCAAGGCAGCATATCAGCTGGCTCCGCGGAAGTATCAAAGAATCTTGAAGCCAGAAATGCAGTGACTCATCTCAACCCTTTTGCTACCTTTGATACTTTTGTTCAGGGAACTTCCAATCGTTTTGCTAAATCAGCTGCTGTCATAGTTGCAGAAGCACCAGGGACGGCAGACTATAACCCTCTCTTTATTTATGGGGGTTCCGGATTGGGGAAAACTCATCTGTTGAATGCCATTGGCAATTATGTTCTTCAACAAGATCCGACTATGACAGTCAGATATGTCACTGCTGAAGAATTTGTTAATGATTTTGTTAGTGCCTTGGCAGCAGGGGCCCGCAAACAGGCTGCCCTGGCGAATTTTACTAAAAAATACCGCAATGTTGACGTTCTTTTGCTCGATGACATTCAGTTTTTTCGCGGCTCAGAAACAATGGAACAGTTTTTCCACACCTTCAATGAATTGACCAGCACAGGCAAGCAGATTGTTATTGCCTCAGATGTGGCCCCCAACAATTTGAAGGGTTTTAACGAACGTTTGAGAACTCGCTTTAATAAAGGGCTGGTAGTGGATGTAGCCCCACCGGAAAAAGAAACACGTGTGGCCATACTTCGTTTAAAAGTTTCCAACAGCAATCTTGCAGTACCCGATGACGTTCTTGATTATATAGCTGATAAAATAACTGATAGTGTTCGTGAGCTCGAGGGGGCTCTTACCAGAGTTACTGCAATAGCTACTTTGAATGATCAGCAGGTTACCAGGACACTTGCTGAGCAAACCCTCCATGATTTTTTCAACTCTGATGTGGAGGTAACTCCGACCAGCATTATAACCAATGTTGCCCAGCATTACACTCTAACTTTTGATGATATTGTGGGGCCTTCCCGCACAAAAAATGTAGCTGAAGCTCGTCAGGTCTCCATGTACTTAATCCGTGAAATGACTAGTCTTTCCCTGGTTGACATTGGCGAGATTTTTGGCGGTCGTGATCATTCTACAGTTATGCATGCCTGTAAAAAAGTCGCTGTCGAGATGGGCAAAAAGAGAACTCTGTATAACAATGTTAATGATATCACTATGCACATTAAGCAGAGTAATTCCCTTAATTAAGAAATTAAGAAACTAAAAGTCCTGATTAGAGTCGGACGTCTTATTTTTATTTCTTATTTTTATTTCATGTCCACGAAGTCAGGAATGTCAGGTTTTTAAAGTTAGTCTTTTTAAGAAGGATAGTCATTTGTGAAGAAAGTTATCCACAGCACTTTCCACACGTATGGGCTAAGCAGGTGAATAATCCTCAATTTTCAGTGGATAAGGTGAGGGTAAAAAGTGAATAATATCAAGCATTTGAGGGATAAAAAAGAGGAAATAATTTCCTTGTGTACAATCTCAGACTTATCCACATTTTATCAACTGTTTGTGCACCATCCTAGGGAGACCTTCACACTTGCTATGAGTGCGATATGCCAGCTTGTCCACAGTTTCCACAGCCCCTACTACGACTACTAATGTTATTTATATACTTCGTCGTTCTAGTTTTAGTTTTTTCTTAGCTCCCGTCTGCGCAACTCGTACCTCCTGTCTGTTCGCATACCGGAATAGACTATAGGCTAGTAGATAATAGATAAAATAAGATATAAATACTACGAATCTTAAGCAGTGAACAGCTTGAGCTTAGGTAATGAGTAGTGTAATAACAGTCTGAAATTGAGGTATCGATGAAGGTCGAAATTGATTCATCCGCTTTCTCTGAAGCTGTCTCCTGGACTACTAGAGTCATTCCTGCCAGACCAGCTACCCCTATTTTAACCGGAGTTAAGCTTGAAGCAGCTGATGGGCTCCTTCAACTATCTGCCTTTGATTACGAGGTTTCTGCCCGTCATCATATCGAAGCTGGAGTTGATGAATCCGGTCTTGCCGTTGTTCAGGGCAAACTTTTAGCTGATATAGGCAAAGCTCTGCCTGTAGGGAAGATATACCTGTCAACGTCAGGGGCGAAACTGACTGTCAGTGGAGGTCAGTCAACCTTCTCTCTTCCTTTAATGCCACAGTCTGACTATCCCGAGCTTCCTCAGATTCCAGATGCACTAGGATCTGTCGATGCTGATACCTTTGCCCATGCTGTTGCTCAGGCAACGGTGGCAATTTCTCGAGAAGAATCCAGACCCGTACTGACAGGCGTGAAAATGATTTTTTCTGATGGAAAAGTTCAGATGACTTCCACTGATCGTTTTCGTTTGTCCAGATCAACTTTTGCCTGGTCTCCCTCAGCAGACGATATTGATACCTCTCTTCTGGTAAGGGGAACGCTCCTGAGAGATGTAGCCCGGTCTCTAGATACTTCACAGAACGTAGTTGTAGGCTTTAATCCTGATTCTCCTACCCTGGTCGGCTTTGACAATGCAGGAAAGATATCAACTGCTCAGCTGATTGATGGTGAATTCCCTTCAGTTGACCGCCTTTTTGCTGCCGATTATCCTATTCACGTTGTTTTAGATAAAAATGCCCTCATTGATGCTATCCGCCGTGTTTCTCTGGTTGCAGAGCGTAATGCTCCCATCCGTATGAGTTTTGAGAATAATCAGGTAACCCTATCCGCAGGTTCTGCCGATGAATCCCAGGCGAAAGAAACTTTGTCTGTTGACATGGATGGGGATCCTATAACCATTGCTTTTAACCCAGCTTACTTGGTGGAAGGTCTCAGCGCTGTGTATGAACCTTATGTGCGCATGAAGATGATTTCTCCCACTAAGGCTGTGGAATTCAATGGTCAGCAGGATCAGGACGGGGAAGAATCGCTTGATTACCGATATCTTCTAGTTCCTGTTCGTTTCGTTGATTAAAGGATAAGGCATTATTAACACGCATCTTTTTTGGTATTACTGATTGTGTATATTTCCCGACTCGCCCTGGATCATTATCGGTCCTGGAATACCTGTCTTATTGATCTGACAGATTCTGTCAATGTCCTTTACGGTCACAATGGCCTGGGGAAAACTAACATTGTAGAAGCAATCGAGTTTTTATCCACAAGCAGCAGTCATAGGGTAAACTCTTCCCAGCCTTTAATTCAACGTGGGTATAAACAGGCAACTATCAGAGCTAATCTGGAAATTCCATCTCAAGCAGGATCCTCTAAACAAGGATCCTTCAGACAGGAATCCGCCAGACAAACAGAACGCTTTACAGTAACAATTCCTATCAGGGGAGCCAATCGAGTCAGGGTTAATAATAACTCATCCCTGTATATGCGAGATATAGTAGGGCAGATCAAAACTGTTGTTTTTGCCCCTGAAGATCAATGGCTTCTATCTTTGGATCCATCCCGCCGCCGCCGTTTTCTTGACGATGCCGGTATTCAGTTAATACCTGAGTATTATGATTTGTCTCAAAAATATTCCCATATAGCCCGTCAAAGGGTAGCACTGTTGAAAAATATGGGCTCCGGCCAGCGCGAAAGTTCTGCTGATGATTACACCGGGTTAGAAATATGGACGGGGCAACTTATTTCAACTGGATTGAGCTTATCGACTATGAGACAAAAAATTGTGGAAAAACTTTCTCCACTTTTTTCTGAAATTTATGCACAATTGGCCGGTTCTGAGCACAAAGCGCAATTAGCCTATCATCCTTCTTTTGCTGAAATTTTTGATCAATCAGACGATCCTTTCACCTTAATCAGTAATCATTTTCAACGACTCTTCCCGGGAGAATTGGCGCAGGGAAGGAATTTGATAGGGCCGCACCGGGATGATCTGGATTTTTCCCTTCATGGCATGCCTGCTAAAGAATATGCCTCCAACGGAGAAATGTGGACTATGGCTTTAGCCTTGAAAATGGCTCTTTTCCAGCTGCTTTCTGAAAACCTGCTTTCTGAAAGCAGCGTTTCTGCAGGAGCCGGCAAACCTATTCTGATTTTAGACGATGTTTTTTCTCAGCTGGATACCTCCCGAAGGGAAAAAATTGTTGATTTTTCCCAGCAGCAGGAACAGGTCCTGGTAACGGCTGCATCTGAAAATGATATTCCTCTGGAATTTATTTCCAACAGCCAGGCAGAGGTAAATTTGTGCAACGTAGAAGAAATAAAGGCTGATGCTGATAGGGAAGAAACTATCACCGGGGAGTTTTCCAGTGGGGAGACTTCTTATGAGGCTTAATAAAATTCCTGTTTGTGAACGGTTGCATCTGTCGGCACAAGTTCTTCCCAACCAGGTTTACGAACGATATCAAAGGCTTTTCAAACCCAAAATTGATTATGCTCTTCGCAACGAAAAAGCCAGGGATAGTTTTGGACAAAAAGGACGAGATCCTAAGCAGTTGGGATCCGCTTTGGAAAAACTTTTCTCCGGACAGGATGGGGTCTGGAAGAAAAATCTTATGCTGGCCAAGCTTCATAACCAATGGTCTCTAGTTGTGGGGGAACACATAGGATCGCATACAGAAGTAGGGTCATACAGGAATGGATTACTGATCATCAAGGCTGATTCTCCTGTATGGGCTACTCAGTTAACTTATATGGTTCCTAACCTGAAAAAGGTTATCGGGAAAAGATTGCCCGGATTGCCTATCGATGCTATTAAGATTACCGGCCCTCAAACTGCTCGAAAAAAATACCGGGGATTCCACGGTCGTTCACAGGCCGGAAGAAACGGATAACGTCCCCTTCTTTTGGTACCCTATATATATTGCAGGTTAATGCGTTTAAGAGCCCTTTTTGTGCTTTTTAGCGCCAATGATTGTTTACGGAAACCCCAGAGTCATCGGAAAACGGATGGTGTGACTGTGGGAGTTAAGGAGGACGGCAGTGGCCGACGAGGACATGACTAATCCAACTGATCCGCAGGAGGAACAGACTGCTGTGACTGAGCAGAAAGAAGATGCTCCGCTGAACAGCAACGGTGAACAGCTGGATGATGAAATGAAGCCTGAGCATTACGATGCCAGTGATTTAAGGGTTCTGGAAGGCCTAGAAGCTGTTCGTATTCGTCCGGGCATGTACATTGGTTCCACAGGGCCCAGGGGTCTGCATCACCTCGTCTATGAGATTGTTGATAATTCGGTTGATGAAGCTCTGGCTGGGTATGCATCCCATATTGAAGTAACCATTTTGAGCGGTAACGGCATTCAGGTTGTTGATGATGGCCGTGGTATTCCTGTCGATGAAGTGCCGGGTGAGGGCAAGTCCGGAGTGGAGACAGTGATGACCAAACTTCATGCCGGTGGAAAATTCGGCGGCGGCGGCTATGCCGTTTCTGGAGGCCTTCATGGTGTGGGCATCTCTGTTGTTAATGCCTTGTCTACTCGGGTGGACGTTGAAGTGCGGCGGCAGGGATATCACTGGACTCAAACGTATGTGAATCAAAAACCTCTTGCTCCTTTGAAGCAGGGTAAGCCTATGAATGAGGGAGAAACTACAGGAACATCAGTCACTTTTTGGGCTGATCCGGCTATTTTTGATACTACAGATTATGATTTTGAAACTCTGCGGTCTCGCTTCCAGCAAATGGCTTTTCTTAATAAGGGGCTGAAGATTTCTTTAACTGATCTGAGGTCGATTGACGAGGCTGGTGATGAGGTTGCATCTGACGGTGATAATGTAGTGGAAGAACTGCATAGAACCGTTACCTATCAGTATGTCAATGGAATCAAAGATTATGTCAATTATTTGGTTAAGGCAAAAAATGCCAATCCCATTGAGAACGACATCATCGATATTGATGCTGAAGATACCCATCAGGGGATTTCAGCTGAAATTGCTATGCAATGGACTTCTGCTTATTCTGAATCCGTTCATACTTTTGCCAACACCATTTCAACAACAGAAGGCGGAACTCATGAAGAGGGCTTCAGGGCTGCGCTGACTGGTTTGGTCAACCGTTATGCCAGGGACAAGGGAATTCTGAAAGAAAAAGACGATAATCTGTCTGGTGATGATGTGAGGGAAGGCTTAGTGGCTGTAGTGTCAGTCAAGCTGACTGTTCCTCAGTTCGAAGGACAGACTAAAACAAAGTTGGGCAACGCCATTGCCAAGACCTTTGTTCAAAGAGTCATGACCGAGAGGATGACAGACTGGTTCGATGCCCATCCTTCTGAAGCCAAATCCATCATTCAGAAAGGGATGGAAGCCGCTCGTGCCCGTCTGGCTGCCAAAAAAGCCCGTGAATCTACTCGACGGAAATCTATCTTTGAATCTGCCGGTATGCCCGATAAACTCAAGGATTGCCAGTCATCAGATCCATCTGAATGCGAACTTTTTATTGTGGAAGGCGACTCTGCAGGTGGTTCCGCTATTCAGGGCCGTAACCCCTTAACGCAGGCTATTTTGCCTCTGAGAGGGAAAATCTTGAATACAGAACGGGCTTCTTTAGACCGCATGATGAAGTCTGACACCATTGAATCCCTGATTACAGCCATTGGCGGAGGATATGGGGAAGAATTTGATATTAGCAAAGTGCGCTATCACAAAATCATCATCATGGCTGATGCCGATGTGGATGGGGCTCATATTGCTACCCTGAATTTGACTCTCTTCTTCCGTTATATGAGACCTATGATTACGGAAGGCTATGTTTATGTGGCTATGCCTCCCCTCTATCGGCTCAAGTGGACTAAGGGTCCTCATGATTTTGTCTATACGGACGCTGAACGCGACCGGGTGCTGGAAGAAGGACGATCTAAGGGCCGTCAGCTTCCTAAAGGAGAAGGAATTCAACGTTATAAGGGTCTAGGGGAGATGACCTATCAGGAACTATGGGAAACCACTATGGATCCTGACCATCGTATTTTAAAACAGATTCATATTGACGATGCAGCCCAGGCCGATGAAACCTTCTCCATGCTGATGGGAGAAGAAGTCGAACCCCGCAGGCTCTTCATTCAGCGCAACGCTCATGATGCCCGTTTCATTGATGCTTAAGGTAAGGTAAAGGAAAAGAACAGTGGCAGACGATAAGAACATCACTTCTGAGAACTCGGACGCTCAGGATTCACAGAATAACTCTTTTGATCAGGCCCATGAGACAGATGATTCCTTGGAACCGCTGAGCCCTCAGGCCACGGCTGAAGATTTTGGACTCTTGAAGGGAACCAGAATTAAGTCTATGGATCTGCAGCAGGAGATGCGCGAATCTTACTTGGCTTATGCTCTCTCGGTTATTGTGGAGCGGGCCCTGCCTGATGTCCGGGATGGGATGAAGCCGGTTCACCGCCGGGTAATTTATGCCATGTACGATGGGGGATACAGGCCTGACAGGGGTTACAACAAATGCTCCCGCGTCGTCGGCGATGTAATGGGCAAGTATCATCCTCACGGCGATGCCGCTATTTATGACACTCTTGTTCGTATGGCCCAGCCCTGGTCCATGCGCTACCTGCTGGTAGACGGTCAGGGTAATTTCGGATCTCCTGGTGATGATCCGGCTGCGGCCATGCGTTATACAGAATGTCGTATGGCCCCATTGGCTATGGAACTGGTCAGGGATATTGATAAAGATACTGTCGATTTTGTTCCTAACTATGATGGAAAAACCCAGGAACCAACAGTGTTGCCCAGCCGTTTCCCTAATCTTTTGGTCAACGGGTCTGCTGGAATTGCTGTAGGTATGGCTACCAATATTCCTTCTCATAACATGAGAGAGATAGCCGAAGGGGTGCATTGGGCCCTCAACCATCCTGAAGCCAGCAGGGAAGAGCTGCTGAATAATCTGATAGCAATTATTAAAGGACCTGATTTTCCAACCGGAGCAACCATTCTAGGTCATAAGGGAATCGAACAGGCTTACCGGACAGGCCGGGGACTGATTACCATGCGGGCCGTGGTCAACACTGAAGAAATCAATGGCCGCCTCTGCCTGGTTGTAACAGAACTTCCGTATCAGGTCAATCCTGACCGCCTGGCTTCTTCCATTAAGGAAGCTGTTCGTGACGGCAAGATTCAGGGCATTGCTGACATGAGAGACGAAACGTCAGGTCGGACAGGCCAGCGCTTGGTTTTGGTTCTCAAGCGTGATGCTGTTCCTAAAGTGGTCCTCAACAATCTGTATAAGCATACCCAACTCCAGCAAACTTTTGGGGCTAATATGCTGGCTCTGGTTGATGGCGTTCCCAGAACGCTCAGCCTCGATGCCTTTATTCGTCACTGGATCAATCACCAGCTTCAGGTTGTGGAAAGGCGAACCCGGTATTTGAAGCGAGAGGCTGAAGAGCGTGATCACATCCTTCAGGGCTATCTGAAGGCACTGGATATGATTGAAGAGGTCATCGCTTTGATTCGCCGCTCACCTGATGTGGAACAAGCCAGAAACGGCCTGATGGACCTGCTAGATGTCGATCAAATTCAGGCCGATGCCATTCTGGCCATGCAGTTGCGTCGTCTGGCTGCTCTGGAAAGGCAGAAGATCATTGATGAGCACGAAGAACTCCTGCGCAGAATTGAAGATTACA
This window contains:
- the dnaA gene encoding chromosomal replication initiator protein DnaA yields the protein MTDSHNAVEFDAQRLWSFTQEYMESQGYLSPRDTRLVNEIHALGLFDNMIILSVNSESTRSILENKLHTDVIECLSAVAGQTMTFVIKVEKPEDAWSQNDQAEAADQINQADNDTNNKKGTIQAHPNFSPADHAVQDQSLPDLSQEKRQNPQNEFRRNEVDSVKPDRRTYQHAHYGQHAIPTQASLSLSPVSDHIRKSNQGSISAGSAEVSKNLEARNAVTHLNPFATFDTFVQGTSNRFAKSAAVIVAEAPGTADYNPLFIYGGSGLGKTHLLNAIGNYVLQQDPTMTVRYVTAEEFVNDFVSALAAGARKQAALANFTKKYRNVDVLLLDDIQFFRGSETMEQFFHTFNELTSTGKQIVIASDVAPNNLKGFNERLRTRFNKGLVVDVAPPEKETRVAILRLKVSNSNLAVPDDVLDYIADKITDSVRELEGALTRVTAIATLNDQQVTRTLAEQTLHDFFNSDVEVTPTSIITNVAQHYTLTFDDIVGPSRTKNVAEARQVSMYLIREMTSLSLVDIGEIFGGRDHSTVMHACKKVAVEMGKKRTLYNNVNDITMHIKQSNSLN
- the dnaN gene encoding DNA polymerase III subunit beta, producing the protein MKVEIDSSAFSEAVSWTTRVIPARPATPILTGVKLEAADGLLQLSAFDYEVSARHHIEAGVDESGLAVVQGKLLADIGKALPVGKIYLSTSGAKLTVSGGQSTFSLPLMPQSDYPELPQIPDALGSVDADTFAHAVAQATVAISREESRPVLTGVKMIFSDGKVQMTSTDRFRLSRSTFAWSPSADDIDTSLLVRGTLLRDVARSLDTSQNVVVGFNPDSPTLVGFDNAGKISTAQLIDGEFPSVDRLFAADYPIHVVLDKNALIDAIRRVSLVAERNAPIRMSFENNQVTLSAGSADESQAKETLSVDMDGDPITIAFNPAYLVEGLSAVYEPYVRMKMISPTKAVEFNGQQDQDGEESLDYRYLLVPVRFVD
- the recF gene encoding DNA replication/repair protein RecF (All proteins in this family for which functions are known are DNA-binding proteins that assist the filamentation of RecA onto DNA for the initiation of recombination or recombinational repair.); its protein translation is MYISRLALDHYRSWNTCLIDLTDSVNVLYGHNGLGKTNIVEAIEFLSTSSSHRVNSSQPLIQRGYKQATIRANLEIPSQAGSSKQGSFRQESARQTERFTVTIPIRGANRVRVNNNSSLYMRDIVGQIKTVVFAPEDQWLLSLDPSRRRRFLDDAGIQLIPEYYDLSQKYSHIARQRVALLKNMGSGQRESSADDYTGLEIWTGQLISTGLSLSTMRQKIVEKLSPLFSEIYAQLAGSEHKAQLAYHPSFAEIFDQSDDPFTLISNHFQRLFPGELAQGRNLIGPHRDDLDFSLHGMPAKEYASNGEMWTMALALKMALFQLLSENLLSESSVSAGAGKPILILDDVFSQLDTSRREKIVDFSQQQEQVLVTAASENDIPLEFISNSQAEVNLCNVEEIKADADREETITGEFSSGETSYEA
- a CDS encoding DUF721 domain-containing protein, which codes for MRLNKIPVCERLHLSAQVLPNQVYERYQRLFKPKIDYALRNEKARDSFGQKGRDPKQLGSALEKLFSGQDGVWKKNLMLAKLHNQWSLVVGEHIGSHTEVGSYRNGLLIIKADSPVWATQLTYMVPNLKKVIGKRLPGLPIDAIKITGPQTARKKYRGFHGRSQAGRNG
- the gyrB gene encoding DNA topoisomerase (ATP-hydrolyzing) subunit B — its product is MADEDMTNPTDPQEEQTAVTEQKEDAPLNSNGEQLDDEMKPEHYDASDLRVLEGLEAVRIRPGMYIGSTGPRGLHHLVYEIVDNSVDEALAGYASHIEVTILSGNGIQVVDDGRGIPVDEVPGEGKSGVETVMTKLHAGGKFGGGGYAVSGGLHGVGISVVNALSTRVDVEVRRQGYHWTQTYVNQKPLAPLKQGKPMNEGETTGTSVTFWADPAIFDTTDYDFETLRSRFQQMAFLNKGLKISLTDLRSIDEAGDEVASDGDNVVEELHRTVTYQYVNGIKDYVNYLVKAKNANPIENDIIDIDAEDTHQGISAEIAMQWTSAYSESVHTFANTISTTEGGTHEEGFRAALTGLVNRYARDKGILKEKDDNLSGDDVREGLVAVVSVKLTVPQFEGQTKTKLGNAIAKTFVQRVMTERMTDWFDAHPSEAKSIIQKGMEAARARLAAKKARESTRRKSIFESAGMPDKLKDCQSSDPSECELFIVEGDSAGGSAIQGRNPLTQAILPLRGKILNTERASLDRMMKSDTIESLITAIGGGYGEEFDISKVRYHKIIIMADADVDGAHIATLNLTLFFRYMRPMITEGYVYVAMPPLYRLKWTKGPHDFVYTDAERDRVLEEGRSKGRQLPKGEGIQRYKGLGEMTYQELWETTMDPDHRILKQIHIDDAAQADETFSMLMGEEVEPRRLFIQRNAHDARFIDA
- the gyrA gene encoding DNA gyrase subunit A; its protein translation is MEPLSPQATAEDFGLLKGTRIKSMDLQQEMRESYLAYALSVIVERALPDVRDGMKPVHRRVIYAMYDGGYRPDRGYNKCSRVVGDVMGKYHPHGDAAIYDTLVRMAQPWSMRYLLVDGQGNFGSPGDDPAAAMRYTECRMAPLAMELVRDIDKDTVDFVPNYDGKTQEPTVLPSRFPNLLVNGSAGIAVGMATNIPSHNMREIAEGVHWALNHPEASREELLNNLIAIIKGPDFPTGATILGHKGIEQAYRTGRGLITMRAVVNTEEINGRLCLVVTELPYQVNPDRLASSIKEAVRDGKIQGIADMRDETSGRTGQRLVLVLKRDAVPKVVLNNLYKHTQLQQTFGANMLALVDGVPRTLSLDAFIRHWINHQLQVVERRTRYLKREAEERDHILQGYLKALDMIEEVIALIRRSPDVEQARNGLMDLLDVDQIQADAILAMQLRRLAALERQKIIDEHEELLRRIEDYNDILAKPDRQRKIVGDEMDEIVDKYGDDRRTKILPFSGEMNVEDLIAEENVVVTVTHSGYIKRTKADEYRAQHRGGKGIKGTRLREDDVVDHFFLTSTHNWLLFFTNQGRVYRIKGYEVPEGSRDSKGQHVANLLQLGPDEKIQQVLSIKDYQTASYLVLATRSGKIKKTRLDEYDSARQGGLIAVRLREIEGAFRTDKEGNQVPLVDELIGAALCNDDDEIIVVSQKGMSVKFSADDQTLRPMGRQTAGVQAMKFRGKPGDDLLLSMDVVPQGTDSDLLVVTNEGFAKRTALSEYRLQGRNGYGVKAINLVEGRGNLIGAIVVAEDDQVMAIMKSGKVIRSDVSEIKRTGRNTQGVTLAKPDKGDEIISVARNAETEDQDEPSGSESGSENSRSLNSDGSNGSDDGILKSQEPVEQVENKAGESSAE